A genomic stretch from Coffea arabica cultivar ET-39 chromosome 10c, Coffea Arabica ET-39 HiFi, whole genome shotgun sequence includes:
- the LOC113713974 gene encoding uncharacterized protein, which yields MRWLEEWKEPLGVHRFCLVHIRSNFTQKFRNERLKSLIWGAGKANQTRKYEEYMSVIFSLSPEAYAWLTGGSVRSEQWALCKDGGYRWGHAITNMVKCFNNLLQESRFLPITALIRYTFNQRVDLFVKNHKMTWDQMYHLPLYGWKKYVANEQKGRAHSVQVFDHRRGNYCITTAYRQTHVGGHAQTVDIENRTCTCEKWRELKFPCSHAIAACFRSGLNLMSLVGPEYTFEAYQATYESPFNS from the exons ATGCGGTGGCTAGAGGAGTGGAAAGAGCCGTTAGGGGTCCATCGATTCTGCTTGGTTCACATTCGCAGTAATTTCACTCAGAAATTTAGGAATGAAAG GTTAAAGAGTCTCATATGGGGTGCCGGAAAGGCAAATCAGACTCGCAAGTATGAGGAATATATGAGTGTCATCTTTAGTCTTTCACCCGAGGCATATGCCTGGCTAACTGGTGGATCCGTTAGGTCGGAGCAGTGGGCCTTATGTAAGGATGGAGGGTATCGTTGGGGTCATGCAATAACAAACATGGTCAAGTGCTTCAATAACTTGCTGCAAGAAAGTCGCTTCCTCCCAATCACTGCCTTGATTCGATACACCTTCAACCAAAGAGTGGATTTGTTTGTGAAAAATCACAAGATGACCTGGGATCAGATGTATCACTTGCCACTGTATGGATGGAAGAAATATGTTGCAAATGAGCAAAAGGGCAGGGCGCACTCGGTGCAGGTGTTCGATCATAGGCGGGGAAATTATTGCATAACCACTGCATATCGCCAAACTCATGTAGGTGGTCATGCTCAAACCGTTGACATTGAAAACCGTACGTGTACATGTGAAAAATGGAGAGAACTCAAATTTCCATGTTCGCATGCGATTGCAGCATGTTTTAGGTCTGGCCTTAATCTGATGTCACTTGTCGGGCCGGAGTACACATTTGAAGCTTATCAAGCCACATATGAGAGTCCTTTCAACTCGTAA